Genomic DNA from Hordeum vulgare subsp. vulgare chromosome 2H, MorexV3_pseudomolecules_assembly, whole genome shotgun sequence:
TAGCACTGCACTTACACGAGGTCCAATAGGCACACCATTTCGTTCATCTGCAAAGGCACATACACATCATGAGGATCTGAGAATGTGAAGGATGCAGAAGAAGGATTTGGAGTCAAGGAGCAAGATCTCACAGACAAACCCAACATGCCAATCATCCTGGTAACTGACCGGCGTCTGGTTCCATGCCCCAGGATCCTTCATGTAGTAAGAAGTGTACTGGTTGATACCAACATAGTCAATGGAGCCTTTCACCATTCTGGACTCATCGGCGCTGAAGCCCGGCAACCTGTTCCCGACAATCTTGAGCATCGACGATGGATAGCGACCATTGGTGATGGGGTCGAGGAACCTGCAATGGAAGTAGTGACAGTTGGTGGGTAGAGTGGCAGACCCTGTGTTGCAACCTGAACTTCTGAAGCAAAATTTTATCCTGGGTGAAATGAGTTCAAGGTTTTACCATCCAATGTGGAAGTCCCTCGCCCTCTGCGCGGCAGCTTGATCGGCATTGCTGTCGCTGTGAGGTTCGTACCACACGAAATCCAAGAGAATCCCAATCCTCCCCTTCTGGTGTGGCTGTTAAATAGAATGAACACAGTTCACATCACTCCTGGGCACTGCCACGAATCTTTTGGTATTCAAGTGAAAAATGACTTGAAGGTTCAGTCTCTACCTGATACTTCTCCCGGTATCGTTGCACCGCTGCGGCATGCGAAAGGATGATATTGTGCGTGACAATGTACGGCTCCGTCCTGGAGTCGCCTCCTGCAGGGCACTTGGAGCACCTCCCAGGCGCATGGAAGCCATTGTCGTACCCCAGAGCGGCGACGACCCTTGGCTCGTTGAAGGTGAACCAGTTCTTCACCCTGTCCCCGAACACCTTGAAGCAGAACTCGGCATAGTCCGCAAATGCGCCCCTTTCATAAAATGATATGGCATCAAAAGGCATGCTTAAATTCAACTCTGAAATGTGGAAACGACTGTCTGAAATGCTGAGATGCTTACACGATCTTTGGGCTTAGCCAGCCTAGGTACTGCTGGTGGAGCGCCAGCGGGAGGTCATAGTGGTAGAGGTTTGCATACGGGGTGATGCCTAATCCACCATTATATACCAGGTTTAGTTAAATCGGAGTTCTATGCTGAGAATTTCTTGCCTAGGTGATAGAAAATTCAGTTACCTTGCTGTAGCATGTAATCTATGAGCCTGTTGTAGTAGTCCACTCCTTCCTGGTTCACCTTCCCAGTGCCATCTACAGTTTTATCATACACAACTCAACATCTCAAACTACCTTTGATCCAGGAAAACAAAAATATTGGATCGTAAATTAGCAAGCTGCTGCAGTTGGAGATGAGATCAGGGCACACATAACATATATACCTGGGAAAATCCTGgaccaggagatggagaaccggtACGCGTCGAAGCCCATGTTCTTCATTATGCCCACATCCTCCTACACACACCCCAGAACAAAGGACCTCTGTTGTCAAGCACCATGACAGCACCAAAGAAACACCATAATAAAACACATGATAGAAACCATGACAGGGCGATTGTTCAAGTGCAACACACACACCTTGTACCTATGGTACTCGTCGACCGTCACGTCGGCGGTGCCATTGCCGGCGATCATCCCCTGTATGGCCACGAAGGCGTCCCAGATGCAGGGCCCGCGGCCGCCCTGCCTCGCCATGCCCTCCACCTGGTACGCCGACGCCGCCGTCCCGAACACGAACCCCGCCGGGAACCCCTGCCGGCTCAGCCCGCCGGTGTTGCCGATCTCCGGGTTCGGGTTCGGCCCGTCGCATTGCGCCAACGGCGCCAGGTGAGCAGCCGCCACCAGTG
This window encodes:
- the LOC123424957 gene encoding beta-glucosidase 26-like, yielding MSPSFTHSSLPLPASSILRARADTRMRSSPVLLLVIALVAAAHLAPLAQCDGPNPNPEIGNTGGLSRQGFPAGFVFGTAASAYQVEGMARQGGRGPCIWDAFVAIQGMIAGNGTADVTVDEYHRYKEDVGIMKNMGFDAYRFSISWSRIFPDGTGKVNQEGVDYYNRLIDYMLQQGITPYANLYHYDLPLALHQQYLGWLSPKIVGAFADYAEFCFKVFGDRVKNWFTFNEPRVVAALGYDNGFHAPGRCSKCPAGGDSRTEPYIVTHNIILSHAAAVQRYREKYQPHQKGRIGILLDFVWYEPHSDSNADQAAAQRARDFHIGWFLDPITNGRYPSSMLKIVGNRLPGFSADESRMVKGSIDYVGINQYTSYYMKDPGAWNQTPVSYQDDWHVGFVYERNGVPIGPRANSDWLYIVPWGMNKAVTYVKERYGNPTMILSENGMDQPGNVSIADGVHDTVRIRYYRDYITELKKAIDNGARVAGYFAWSLLDNFEWRLGYTARFGIVYVDFNTLKRYPKDSALWFKNMLSEKKRS